In one Lycium barbarum isolate Lr01 chromosome 7, ASM1917538v2, whole genome shotgun sequence genomic region, the following are encoded:
- the LOC132603773 gene encoding uncharacterized protein C630.12 — translation MLKLAAFLSLVWALTLLYGEMFAFWVPFLSCSWPHLHSSKTDGVDHQRDYVKIAVLTDPQLMDRTSLRLAPKSLALEAAQFYTDLYMRRAFHSSILPSKPDIILFLGDYFDGGPFLSDEEWQESWSRFKHIFDIEMLEQTTNIKLYYLAGNHDIGYAAFHSHMPEVIKRYEKAFGARNYQFTAGKVDFIAIDAQTLDGHPQNNVTPATWNFVKNVSKHPSSNPRVLLTHIPLYRPDLTACGPYRSSSIINQRINRAAFDNEILYQNYITENGTNGLLDSIKPALILSGHDHDQCTVIHKSKYGSVKEHTLGTISWQQGNLFPSYMLLSASNLILPDGSMPEEAISTKVCFLPVQTYIYIWYLLLFVMTLLIAVLWPTNGVLFPHYLGGFLSNIRSLISSSFSGGGEKLKSEDEIYEYEEVWDAEGSMHLIKKTFKVSSTCSTESASVERGNAVMRSVARKSNAEETNASNPADVTLHIGSDAVVKTLPRTNKSKTKMVIRRVVRTLSMISLVAAFNIPLYMMLLFKDWIDK, via the exons ATGTTGAAACTAGCAGCTTTCTTAAGCCTTGTTTGGGCATTGACTCTTCTCTATGGAGAAATGTTTGCATTTTGGGTCCCTTTTCTTTCTTGTTCTTGGCCTCACCTTCATTCTTCAAAG ACGGATGGAGTAGATCATCAACGTGACTATGTAAAAATTGCTGTTCTGACTGATCCTCAG CTCATGGATAGAACCTCTCTTCGTCTTGCCCCGAAATCCCTTGCACTTGAAGCTGCTCAGTTCTATACAGATTTGTATATGCGCAGGGCATTCCATTCATCTATTTTACCTTCCAAACCTGATATTATTCTGTTCCTAGGTGATTATTTTGATGGTGGGCCTTTTCTGTCTGATGAAGA GTGGCAGGAATCCTGGAGCCGGTTTAAGCATATTTTTGACATTGAAATGCTTGAGCAAACTACAAACATAAAGCTGTACTACCTTGCTGGAAACCATGATATAGGGTATGCAGCTTTTCACTCGCATATGCCAGAG GTTATCAAACGTTATGAGAAAGCATTTGGTGCGAGGAACTATCAATTTACAGCTGGGAAAGTAGATTTCATAGCCATCGACGCGCAAACCTTGGATG GGCATCCGCAAAACAATGTAACCCCTGCCACATGGAATTTTGTCAAAAATGTCTCTAAGC ATCCATCTTCGAATCCAAGGGTTCTATTGACTCATATTCCACTGTATCGGCCGGATCTAACTGCATGTGGTCCATATCGTTCATCATCAATTATTAATCAG AGAATCAACCGGGCTGCTTTTGATAATGAAATATT ATATCAAAACTACATTACTGAAAATGGAACGAACGGCCTGCTTGACTCGATCAAACCT GCACTAATTCTCTCTGGGCATGACCATGATCAGTGTACAGTGATCCACAAGTCTAAATATGGTTCTGTAAAAGAG CATACCCTAGGGACCATAAGCTGGCAGCAGGGAAATTTATTTCCATCTTACATGCTATTATCTGCAAGTAACCTTATCTTACCAGACGGATCAATGCCAGAGGAGGCAATTTCCACCAAAGTGTGCTTTCTCCCTGTGcagacatacatatatatatg GTATCTGTTGCTGTTTGTCATGACCCTTCTTATTGCTGTCCTTTGGCCCACAAATGGGGTGCTCTTTCCGCACTATCTTGGTGGATTTCTGAGTAACATAAGAAGTCTAATTAGTTCTAGCTTTTCTGGAGGTGGGGAAAAGCTGAAAAGCGAAGATGAGATATATGAATATGAGGAGGTCTGGGATGCAGAAGGATCGATGCACCTCATAAAGAAAACCTTTAAAGTTTCTTCTACATGCTCAACCGAGAGCGCTTCAGTGGAACG GGGTAATGCTGTCATGCGGTCGGTTGCCAGAAAATCTAATGCAGAAGAGACGAATGCCTCAAATCCCGCAGATGTGACTTTACATATAGGATCAGATGCCGTGGTAAAAACACTGCCTCGGACAAACAAATCAAAGACAAAGATGGTAATTAGGAGAGTGGTGCGGACATTAAGTATGATTTCTCTTGTTGCAGCCTTTAATATCCCACTATATATGATGCTTCTTTTCAAAGATTGGATTGATAAATGA